A stretch of the Esox lucius isolate fEsoLuc1 chromosome 2, fEsoLuc1.pri, whole genome shotgun sequence genome encodes the following:
- the LOC114828889 gene encoding uncharacterized protein LOC114828889, whose amino-acid sequence MVIADNEIKLKDIQSRVVEDNLVFGNIAAISITSISRTLAKHRVRMKQLYKVPFERNSERIKELRHQYVQRVMELEANQVPHEIIYVDEAGFNLAKRRRRGRNIIGKRATVTVPGQRGANITMCAAISNNGALLHKCEIGPYNTVRLLVFLEDLHERLVPEVERGQVGDHLPIYLIIWDNVAFHHSRAVTAWFDAHPRMMSHFLAPYSPFLNPIEEFFLAWRWKGFDHRPHDQMSLLDAMDAACQDITAEHCQGWIRHAKRFFPRCLANEDIRCDVDENMWPNAEDRAD is encoded by the exons ATGGTGATTGctgacaatgaaataaaactgaagGACATTCAGTCCAGAGTTGTAGAGGACAACCTTGTCTTTGGGAACATTGCAGCAATCAGCATAACATCCATTTCTCGGACTCTAGCTAAACACAGAGTCCGAATGAAACAACTATACAAAGTTCCTTTTGAAAGGAACAGTGAGCGCATCAAAGAACTCCGTCACCAATACGTCCAG AGAGTCATGGAGTTGGAGGCCAATCAAGTCCCACATGAAATTATCTATGTTGACGAGGCTGGCTTCAACTTGGCAAAAAGGCGTCGCCGTGGGAGAAACATAATTGGCAAAAGGGCCACAGTTACCGTGCCGGGCCAGAGAGGAGCCAACATTACCATGTGCGCTGCAATCTCCAACAACGGTGCACTCCTGCATAAATGTGAGATTGGCCCCTACAACACAGTCCGCCTTCTCGTGTTTTTAGAAGACCTGCACGAAAGACTGGTGCCAGAGGTAGAAAGGGGACAGGTGGGAGACCACTTGCCAATATATTTGATCATATGGGACAATGTGGCATTCCACCATTCCCGGGCAGTCACAGCCTGGTTTGACGCCCATCCAAGGATGATGTCCCATTTCCTTGCCCCTTACTCCCCtttcctcaaccccattgaggagtttttcttagcctgGAGATGGAAAGGTTTTGACCATCGTCCACATGACCAAATGTCCCTCCTGGATGCAATGGATGCTGCATGCCAAGACATCACAGCGGAACACTGCCAGGGGTGGATAAGGCATGCCAAACGATTCTTCCCACGATGCCTTGCCAATGAAGATATCaggtgtgatgtggatgagaacatgtggccaaatgcagaagaccgggcagattag